The genomic window gaggagGCGGATGAACTTGACCAAGGTGCAGCAGGTGAGCATTCCGAGCAGGTAGGTGTACACCTGGTGCCACATGGCGGCAGCTCGGTACAGGTGGAACAGGGCGCGACCCTCCTTCAGGTGTCCCGAAACCTCGTCTGTCGTGCTCTGGGTGCGGAAGTACAGCCCCATGGTGGCCATGCCTGTGGTGATGATGAGCATCTCCAGCCAGCTCCAGGGGTCCGTCAGGTAGGCTATCGCATGTGTTTTGAATCGCAGAACTGCATGGAAGAAGGAAAACGGTTAAAACAAGGAACCTAGCTACTGTGTGTAAGAGACAGAAGTCATAGGGGTACTTACTACTGACCTTTCTACCATAACTAAATACAATCAAGATTATTCAGTCAGTGGTGTCTAACTGTATATAGATTTTATCTGTCACAAGTTCTCCAAATATGgccgattgattgattgattgattgattgacatctTTATCATTTGAAGTGTCTCACTTTCTGTAAAATTTTGTCTGGGTGCAACAGTGGACTGCAGACTACATTCTTGCACTCACACAACTAAGTAAGTAGGATGCAGTAAAAGGCAAATGACACCCACCTTCCCTGACGAGGCTGAAGAGCAGGAAGATGATCAGGACCATCCTCAGGACCAGCAGCAGGACCTGGCCGTCGTGGTGGATCCTGAAGATCACCAGTTCTGTTGCCGTGGAGACACGACCGGTGATGCTGAACTCTGTCGTCATGGTGACCACTCCGAAGAGGTTGGCGTGAGGGTTGTACAGAACCGCCTCCATGAAGACGGCTCGGGTCCGGTTGTCCAGCCAGCCGTTGGAGCGGAGACGCGCCAGGGTTTGAAGGCTGTCGTTGAGCGTCCTGCCGAGGGCGGCCGTATAGCCACCTCCGGAGTACATGCCGTGGTCCCCGACATAGAGGAAACCTGCAGAGATGGGGATGAGTGAATGGGTGTTAGATAGGCTTGTTGGTGGGTATTGGCCATGAAGTAACAGACTATGTAATATCTATATATACCTGTTTGTATGCATGCTTGATAAcaaaatttgaatgaataatagGACCTAAAAACTACTTGGCACAGGATGGAATCTTGCCAGAATACAACGGATAAGAATTGTCTTCCAGTGAGGCTTGGAATCTTCATTGGCTTGTCAGCTGGTATACTATACAGGTCATGAAAAGCTCTCCAGGATGTGTTTTTGGTTAACGATAGAGTGTGTACCGGTACATGACTTGCTACTTACCTGCTCAATGCCATTTTGGTGGTCATTATCAATAGACAGATCTAAGCGTACATAGACCATTACTACTGCCTGACTGACTAACCGTTATTGATATCCCCATACGCGTAGTCCCACGGGGACAGGACAGTCCGGTTGTCGGTGCTGTTGTCGTGATCGGTGTGGTTAGTTGCCACCCCCCAGCTGCCGCTGTAGCTGCCCGTGTCCACCTCACCTGCGGAGTACTCGTCCAGACAACCGGCCACAACGTGCGCCATGGCGGCAGAAACGCTGCAGTCTTGCTCTGAATAGAACACGGACTCCGAGTCAGAATCAAGCACgacagacacaacaaaaacttaTTGAGAAGGGACCTCTGCAGGCACCCTGGATCAAGTTTGACTAGAATTTCTGTCAGCTTCAGTAACTGTAAAGTCATGAATCTAATGGCATATCATTGAGACAAAACTATTTTGTGATTAAACATAACCAGGTAAAAATATCAGGTGGAAACCTGGGACCTACTAGTTTTAGTATCTGTTATTGAGTCACATTCTCAAGTCAAATCATGTACGGAAATGACACAATGAATTTGGTATGCAGAAAGGACCTAACCTTGTCTGGTGCGGACTTGTCGTAGTTGTAAGGGGGAGATGGCACGGGTCAGGTGCTCGGGTAGAGTCAGGTTGTCCTCACACGACCTCCCGTTGTACCAGGCTGGGCAGTGAACAGCAGGCAGGACGCCCTGCTCCAGCCAGGTCCAGTAGGACGCGGGGTCAGAGATCTGGGGAAAAATGGAAAACCATGAGACCACTAAGTAAGGCACTAACCCATCCAAATCATGTGGAAAGATCAGATCAAATAGGACACTGGAATAGCACTAGGGGTCAAGCAGAAACAGTACTACCAAGAAGCCGCTGATGCAGAGCGGCAAGGGGTTAAATACTATTAGAAAAATCTAGTGCACTTTGCATACTGATTTCTCAACCACTGTCCATGAAGTGGAAGGCCATTTAATAATTGGTGAAAGAAAGATTCACTTAATATGTTTGCAGGACTGATGCAGACTGTTTTGACAATCTCACTGCCAAGGGCTTATTGGCCCTTCCCCAAGCTCTAGGGGGCCATTAAGTTGGGTGGACCACTGGGAATGTTAGTCAGGTTAAGTAATAACCTCAggtaaaagaaatacatgtagataaacaaTTCATGACACCTCAAAATTAGAGTCTTGTCAAGAATCTTGTACCAACCTTTAGGAACGTGGGGCTGCCTTCCAGAGCTCTCCTGATGGAGTTGTTCATGTGGAAGGCCAAGCTGCTCCTCTCGGTGTAGGACATCACCATCAGGACGGACAGGAACGTGCCGTAGAGCAACATCTCCTTCAGCAGATGGCGGCACCTCTTCCTCCTGATGCGGTGAGCTCTGTCTCTGGCTAGGTCTTCACCAGTAGGGGGAGTTCTGGCAGCCACCTCAGGAGTAGACTTTCAAGGACAAACACATTTGTAGACAAACCAACGAGTGAGTCCCTTATGCAGCCCAGATACGAACAGCCATGACTGATCAATCCAGTATCCAAgtgtttaaaaattcttttTATCTCAGACTGTAAACTAATTATCATCAATTGAAAGCAACTAGTTTGAAACAAACCTTGGACTTAGATATGAGTGAGTcttttatgtacaatgtaattcaaCCAGCCACTACAGTGTGGAGCTGGACAGATCAGGTGTgttaaagaagaaaaaggacAGTAAAGTTGTTATACTGAATTTGTTTCTTCAGCCTTAAAAAGAATGCATATTTCACAATAACATACAAGAGAGATGATACCAGTCATGGCAGTAGGCAAGTTTCAGAATGACGGGTAAGAGAAATGACACCAGTAGACTTGATTGTAAATAATTTTGTTATAAGTAAATGACATGCATTTTGCTTCCTCAATGATTGCCTAAAGATGAGCCAGTTTTTGACGGTTGCTGGACTCACCTGTTCAGCCACAATCTGCAGGTACTCTTCATCACCTGCAGGTTCTGTAGGGGCCGGGTCCTCTTCTGTTGTAGGTTTCTGATGagtcaaacacacaaacaaacgtgtCAAAAGTAAGACTTAAGGCCAAACCAAGTTAATGGCAAACTTTGGTTCTTTTAGAAAGAATATGATGAAGAGGGGGTgggtgaaatgaaataaaaagaagcAGCTCAGTCATTTTCATAGTGTTTCCCTGGAATCCTTTTTCCCAGAGTATAGCATATATGAAATAGATTACTTAGATTGAAATaccttttcaaaacatttactgattgcaaaaaaaaggaGTACAATCATTTCTCCTATTCTCATGTAACTAAATATTGTTGTGAAGTATCA from Branchiostoma lanceolatum isolate klBraLanc5 chromosome 4, klBraLanc5.hap2, whole genome shotgun sequence includes these protein-coding regions:
- the LOC136433880 gene encoding polycystin-2-like, with amino-acid sequence MILIQPVKVLAAAVVLGLLIRKPTTEEDPAPTEPAGDEEYLQIVAEQSTPEVAARTPPTGEDLARDRAHRIRRKRCRHLLKEMLLYGTFLSVLMVMSYTERSSLAFHMNNSIRRALEGSPTFLKISDPASYWTWLEQGVLPAVHCPAWYNGRSCEDNLTLPEHLTRAISPLQLRQVRTRQEQDCSVSAAMAHVVAGCLDEYSAGEVDTGSYSGSWGVATNHTDHDNSTDNRTVLSPWDYAYGDINNG